A DNA window from Theobroma cacao cultivar B97-61/B2 chromosome 5, Criollo_cocoa_genome_V2, whole genome shotgun sequence contains the following coding sequences:
- the LOC108661925 gene encoding altered inheritance of mitochondria protein 21-like has product MRSACRLDKVNLPYGNVITSCVQKKEIWEKSYHMDLVKTKDHAIYYGSLVKMGYILDGERFIKTPKTGPRKKHNLPAQPKEAPSRFSNEVIFNLLMRIDGKLTDQGENIQKIEERVTKLENKLKEKENMPSEPMAVNSSATSSTAPAQQGAEGSAEPVEKSSPHVKSSGIQAEGSTYKSTSLVLQIKDSPQGVDQLAKTSSPEPQSKNDSEQRTKVVGSETKKQQTSPPNSEEVSIMDIFHQMVKEGQAEKNTARIETQKDGEDVEKGKQPTSATKVKAKAEKYKATITPPTEAKPPTKGKKTMATKTTFLKRKKSSKLAKKSKPVSTSSLQSPIPVSDKSTPEPSFRQSSPLREPYPFPLNPFYDTESSPFDTSDEYKPLTLILTKKGSRMGARTREWVQELKKKC; this is encoded by the coding sequence atgagaagtgctTGTAGACTTGATAAGGTTAATTTGCCGTATGGGAATGTAATTACATCTTGTGTGCAAAAGAAGGAAATATGGGAAAAGAGCTATCATATGGACTTGGTAAAAACCAAAGATCACGCTATTTATTATGGGAGCTTGGTTAAAATGGGGTATATACTCGATGgggaaagattcattaagacCCCAAAGACTGGTCCAAGAAAAAAACACAACCTACCTGCTCAACCTAAAGAAGCCCCTTCCAGATTCtcaaatgaagtaatttttaatttgctaatGAGGATTGATGGAAAGCTGACTGACCAAGGAGAAAATAtacagaaaattgaagagagaGTTACTaagttggaaaacaagctgaaggagaaagaaaacatgCCATCTGAACCTATGGCTGTAAATAGTTCTGCCACATCCAGCACTGCACCTGCACAGCAAGGAGCTGAAGGTTCAGCTGAGCCAGTAGAAAAATCTTCTCCTCATGTTAAAAGTTCTGGCATTCAAGCTGAAGGTTCCACCTACAAGTCTACCAGTCTTGTTCTGCAAATTAAAGACTCTCCTCAAGGGGTTGATCAGCTAGCCAAGACATCCTCTCCTGaacctcaaagcaaaaatgattcAGAACAAAGGACAAAAGTGGTTGGTTCAGAGACAAAGAAACAACAAACCTCTCCTCCAAATTCAGAGGAAGTTTCCATCATGGATATCTTTCACCAAATGGTTAAGGAGGGACAAGCTGAAAAAAACACTGCCAGGATAGAAACTCAAAAGGATGGTGAAGAtgtagaaaaaggaaaacagcCTACATCAGCTACCAAAGTAAAGGCAAAAGCAGAAAAATACAAAGCCACTATAACACCACCAACTGAGGCAAAACCACCAACCAAAGGCAAGAAGACTATGGCAACCAAGACAACTTTTCTCAAGAGAAAAAAGTCTTCCAAGTTGGCAAAGAAATCCAAACCAGTTTCAACCTCTTCTCTTCAGAGTCCAATCCCTGTCTCAGACAAGTCCACACCAGAACCTTCCTTTAGACAGTCATCACCTCTCCGAGAGCCCTATCCTTTTCCTCTAAACCCTTTCTATGACACTGAATCTTCACCTTTTGACACATCAGATGAATATAAGCCCCTTACATTGATTCTGACAAAAAAAGGGAGTAGAATGGGTGCAAGAACCAGAGAATGGGTGCaggagttaaaaaaaaaatgttag